In one Staphylococcus lutrae genomic region, the following are encoded:
- the ccpA gene encoding catabolite control protein A translates to MTVTIYDVAREARVSMATVSRVVNGNQNVKPETRDKVNEVIKRLNYRPNAVARGLASKKTTTVGVIIPDISNIYYSQLARGLEDIATMYKYQTIISNSDDDPEKEKEIFNNLLSKQVDGIIFLGGTLTDDIKAQISRASVPVVVSGTNGKDDGIASVNIDFVQASKEVTQQLVESGATKIAFVGGGYSKKAQEDVYEGLKSVLEAHQLPVDDHLLYLGNETYKDGLRSFEKLSQYQPDAVLSISDEQAIGIVHAALDHGLKIPEDIQVVSFNNTRLVEMVRPQLSSVIQPLYDIGAVGMRLLTKYMNNEDIEEPNVILPYQIQYRGTTRPS, encoded by the coding sequence ATGACTGTAACCATTTATGATGTTGCTCGAGAAGCAAGAGTCTCTATGGCAACGGTATCACGGGTAGTGAATGGGAATCAAAACGTAAAACCTGAAACAAGAGATAAGGTAAATGAGGTCATCAAACGATTGAATTATCGTCCTAATGCAGTAGCTCGTGGTTTAGCAAGTAAAAAAACGACTACAGTAGGTGTAATTATTCCGGATATTTCTAATATTTATTACTCACAATTGGCGCGAGGGTTAGAAGACATCGCAACAATGTATAAATATCAAACAATTATTTCAAATTCTGACGATGATCCTGAGAAAGAAAAAGAGATTTTCAACAATTTATTAAGCAAACAAGTGGATGGGATTATTTTTCTCGGCGGTACATTAACAGATGATATTAAGGCGCAAATCAGCCGCGCATCAGTTCCAGTTGTTGTATCAGGAACGAATGGTAAAGATGATGGTATTGCGTCGGTGAATATCGATTTTGTGCAAGCAAGTAAAGAAGTAACACAACAATTAGTTGAATCAGGCGCAACGAAAATTGCTTTTGTAGGTGGTGGATACTCTAAAAAAGCACAGGAAGATGTATATGAAGGTTTGAAATCCGTGCTCGAGGCGCATCAACTACCTGTAGATGATCATTTGTTATATCTTGGAAATGAAACATATAAAGATGGTTTGCGTTCATTTGAAAAATTAAGTCAATATCAACCGGATGCTGTCCTATCAATCAGTGATGAGCAAGCGATTGGAATCGTCCATGCTGCATTAGACCACGGTTTGAAAATACCGGAAGATATACAAGTCGTAAGTTTTAATAATACACGGTTAGTTGAGATGGTTAGACCACAGTTATCAAGTGTCATTCAACCGTTATATGATATTGGTGCGGTAGGGATGCGTTTATTAACGAAATATATGAATAATGAAGACATCGAAGAACCGAATGTCATACTTCCGTATCAAATTCAATACCGAGGTACAACAAGACCTTCATAA